In Thermosynechococcus sichuanensis E542, a single genomic region encodes these proteins:
- a CDS encoding bifunctional 4-hydroxy-2-oxoglutarate aldolase/2-dehydro-3-deoxy-phosphogluconate aldolase, giving the protein MPKPQQLEFLQALPLIAVVRAPDPAEAIARAQGYIQAGFTCLEVTWTTPNAAGILQQLRQDYLHCTIGAASLKTPEMAEEAIATGAQFLVTPHTAIEVVPLAREASCPLILGALTPTEIFHAWQAGATAVKVFPIMAVGGASYLRALRPLFAEIPLIPCGGIGWEDVVPLWRAGAIAIGMGSQLSTDVATLKQQVAQARQAYQEQG; this is encoded by the coding sequence ATGCCCAAGCCGCAGCAGTTAGAATTCTTGCAAGCCCTGCCCTTGATTGCAGTGGTGCGGGCTCCTGATCCTGCTGAAGCGATCGCCCGCGCTCAAGGGTATATTCAAGCGGGCTTCACCTGTCTAGAGGTGACTTGGACAACGCCTAATGCTGCTGGGATCTTGCAACAGCTTCGTCAAGACTATCTCCACTGTACGATAGGCGCTGCCAGTCTCAAAACACCAGAGATGGCCGAGGAAGCGATCGCCACTGGCGCGCAATTTCTAGTGACTCCCCATACAGCCATAGAGGTGGTTCCCCTTGCGCGGGAGGCAAGCTGCCCCCTAATTTTAGGCGCATTGACACCAACGGAAATTTTCCACGCTTGGCAAGCTGGCGCAACCGCAGTTAAGGTGTTTCCAATCATGGCGGTGGGAGGTGCCAGCTATCTGCGAGCCTTGCGACCCTTGTTTGCTGAGATTCCCTTGATTCCCTGTGGGGGTATTGGTTGGGAAGATGTGGTGCCCCTCTGGAGAGCGGGGGCGATCGCCATCGGTATGGGTAGTCAGCTCAGCACCGATGTGGCCACCCTTAAGCAGCAGGTGGCTCAGGCTCGTCAGGCCTATCAGGAGCAGGGGTAA
- a CDS encoding DUF1997 domain-containing protein, protein MTDAQDGIKLPPFIFHNQFQGWMEVYAPVQRYETYLNNHQEWFHRCAHPMKTEPVGTHGYILTIGRYGSHGYEVEPKIGLHLLPQEEGVYRIETIPVPEQPFLNYEVNFQAAMALVPMRATPETDSDLLALNVIDYTRVNWELDLRVEMYFPRFIYRLPHGLIQGTGNRVLAQIVRQVSYRLTAKVQDDFHKTIGLDLGKRWRRKRFHAERVRTLTPAPDRPDEPEPPAA, encoded by the coding sequence ATGACCGATGCCCAAGACGGGATAAAGCTACCCCCCTTTATTTTTCACAACCAATTCCAAGGCTGGATGGAAGTCTATGCGCCAGTGCAACGCTACGAAACCTATCTGAACAATCACCAAGAATGGTTTCACCGCTGTGCCCATCCTATGAAAACAGAACCTGTGGGTACGCATGGCTACATTCTCACCATTGGCCGCTATGGTTCCCATGGCTATGAAGTGGAACCTAAAATTGGACTACACCTGCTACCCCAAGAGGAGGGGGTCTATCGCATTGAAACGATTCCTGTGCCCGAACAGCCATTTTTGAACTACGAGGTGAATTTTCAAGCGGCCATGGCCTTGGTACCGATGCGAGCCACCCCTGAGACCGATAGCGACCTACTAGCCCTGAATGTAATTGACTACACGCGGGTCAATTGGGAACTGGATTTGCGGGTGGAGATGTACTTTCCGCGGTTTATCTACCGTCTGCCCCATGGTCTGATTCAGGGGACAGGCAACCGCGTCTTGGCTCAAATTGTTCGCCAAGTGTCCTACCGCCTCACGGCCAAGGTGCAGGATGATTTTCACAAAACCATTGGTCTAGATTTGGGCAAACGCTGGCGGCGTAAGCGATTCCATGCTGAACGAGTGCGCACCCTTACCCCTGCTCCTGATAGGCCTGACGAGCCTGAGCCACCTGCTGCTTAA
- a CDS encoding glycosyltransferase has product MPTVPPWLAIEHLDKPWIFWPLCLMVVLSSGILRWGKVQQQWARVIVVGSLMALMVHYLLWRSLATLNLRTPLEATVSLLLLGIEGFMMAGYGLQLYLLLHIKNRRPEADAAALAVKSGHYQPWVDIFIPTYNEPLTILRRTIVACQALDYPHKRIYVLDDTRRPALQELARELGCEYLSRPDNRHAKAGNLNHALTQTKGELIAVFDADFVPTRNFLTRTVGFFQTADIGLVQTYQSFYNPDPIARNLGLEDHLPQEVEIFSRHYQVLRDSIETALCYGSSFVVRRSALEAIGGFVTESLSEDYYTGIQLAAAGYRLIYLNESLSAGLCAEDMAAHIRQRQRWARGTLQGLFIAASPLRVPNLTWLQRLAHLEGITQWFHSPMRLLLLLLPLMAAFWGVVPLETTLRQWLYYFVPYYWLLLSTFRWLNGQSRSALVSDLYAVLQCVPLTLTVIDTVLRPFGRGFWVTPKGSYRDRYHFQWHLAAPLLILFVLSIAAAVLNWQALHTKGLLLAWVWNLYNLVILALALYSLIERPRPDPYDWLNVQQTVELHLAWDQTTALWGKTIRLSEGGAIVQLHQPLPPSAMGMPLTCRLLEAGIDLSGQIVNLTNQTTLEIYFDPLTSPQYRQLVALLFSEPNRWHWQQAPNELQTLWLLLRTLLLPPLVRHWMRRPPSAQAKAWHRAYSYVNEK; this is encoded by the coding sequence ATGCCCACCGTTCCTCCTTGGTTGGCCATTGAACATTTAGACAAACCATGGATCTTTTGGCCATTGTGCTTGATGGTGGTTCTCAGCAGTGGCATTTTGCGCTGGGGGAAGGTACAGCAGCAGTGGGCGCGGGTTATTGTCGTTGGCAGTTTGATGGCTCTGATGGTGCATTATCTGCTGTGGCGATCGCTGGCCACCCTCAATCTGCGCACTCCCCTAGAGGCTACTGTCAGCCTACTTCTATTGGGCATTGAAGGGTTTATGATGGCGGGCTATGGCCTGCAACTCTACCTGCTCTTACATATCAAAAATCGTCGCCCTGAAGCCGATGCCGCTGCCCTTGCGGTCAAAAGTGGCCATTATCAGCCTTGGGTAGATATTTTTATTCCCACCTACAATGAACCCCTGACAATTTTGCGACGCACGATTGTTGCTTGCCAAGCCCTCGACTATCCCCACAAGCGGATTTATGTGCTTGACGATACCCGTCGCCCTGCCCTTCAGGAATTAGCCCGTGAACTGGGCTGTGAGTACCTCAGCCGTCCCGACAATCGCCATGCCAAGGCGGGCAACCTCAACCATGCCCTTACGCAAACCAAGGGGGAACTGATTGCGGTTTTTGATGCTGATTTTGTTCCCACGCGCAACTTTCTCACCCGCACTGTCGGCTTTTTTCAGACCGCTGATATTGGCCTTGTGCAAACCTACCAAAGCTTTTACAACCCCGATCCCATTGCCCGTAACCTTGGCCTTGAGGATCACCTGCCCCAAGAGGTGGAAATCTTCTCCCGTCATTATCAGGTTCTACGGGACAGTATTGAAACAGCGCTGTGCTACGGCAGTTCCTTTGTGGTGCGGCGATCGGCGCTAGAGGCCATTGGTGGCTTTGTCACTGAATCCCTCAGTGAGGACTACTACACAGGAATTCAACTAGCGGCAGCAGGTTACCGCCTGATTTACCTAAATGAAAGTCTCAGCGCGGGCTTGTGTGCAGAGGACATGGCAGCCCACATTCGTCAACGTCAACGCTGGGCACGGGGCACCCTGCAAGGCTTATTCATTGCGGCAAGTCCACTACGGGTACCCAATCTCACTTGGCTGCAGCGCCTTGCTCACCTCGAGGGGATCACCCAGTGGTTCCACAGTCCGATGCGTTTGCTGTTGCTGCTGTTGCCTTTGATGGCTGCCTTCTGGGGGGTGGTTCCCCTTGAAACCACGCTGCGGCAGTGGCTCTACTATTTTGTGCCCTACTACTGGCTGCTGTTGAGTACATTCCGCTGGCTGAATGGTCAAAGTCGCTCTGCTTTGGTGTCCGATCTTTATGCCGTGCTTCAGTGTGTACCGTTGACACTGACGGTGATTGACACGGTGTTGCGTCCCTTTGGTCGCGGTTTTTGGGTCACCCCCAAGGGAAGTTATCGCGATCGCTACCATTTTCAGTGGCACCTTGCGGCGCCGCTCCTTATACTTTTTGTTCTCTCTATTGCTGCTGCTGTATTGAATTGGCAGGCCTTACACACCAAAGGACTCCTGCTGGCTTGGGTCTGGAACCTCTACAATCTGGTGATTCTGGCACTTGCCCTCTACAGCCTTATCGAACGCCCCCGTCCCGATCCCTACGATTGGCTCAATGTGCAGCAGACCGTTGAACTGCATCTCGCTTGGGATCAAACCACTGCCCTGTGGGGCAAGACAATTCGCCTTTCTGAAGGGGGTGCTATTGTTCAGCTCCACCAACCCCTCCCCCCCTCCGCAATGGGGATGCCCCTCACCTGTCGGCTTTTGGAGGCAGGCATTGACCTCAGTGGCCAAATTGTTAATCTGACCAATCAAACAACCCTAGAGATTTACTTTGACCCTCTCACCTCCCCTCAGTACCGCCAATTGGTCGCCTTACTTTTTTCTGAACCCAACCGCTGGCACTGGCAGCAAGCCCCCAATGAATTGCAAACCCTGTGGCTGCTCCTGCGCACTCTTCTCTTGCCTCCCCTCGTTCGTCACTGGATGCGGAGACCCCCCTCTGCTCAGGCAAAAGCATGGCATCGTGCCTACAGCTATGTCAACGAAAAATGA
- the psb32 gene encoding photosystem II repair protein Psb32, which translates to MHWQVAWKNGIRYLLLALFASTLWVTPVWATSAIDIPFPGTTAGVIDEGNVLSAVTQGSVGRSLQDLAKTTGINVHVVTLHRLDYGETPQSFVDDLFSQWFPDPKSQANQVIIALDTVTNGTAIHYGDAVAERLNPETAESIVQETMRVPLRDGNYNQSVLDTVDRLAKVLKGEPDPGPPVVRETVVEKTYKSKEETDDRSATIIVVALLIAATVIPMVTYFMYQGSS; encoded by the coding sequence ATGCATTGGCAAGTGGCTTGGAAAAACGGCATTCGCTATCTTTTGCTGGCTCTGTTCGCGAGTACGTTGTGGGTCACCCCCGTTTGGGCAACCAGCGCGATCGATATCCCCTTTCCGGGAACAACAGCCGGGGTCATTGATGAGGGTAATGTTCTCAGTGCCGTTACCCAGGGCAGTGTCGGGCGATCGCTCCAAGACCTCGCTAAGACAACGGGCATCAATGTTCACGTTGTTACACTGCACCGCCTCGACTATGGTGAAACCCCCCAGAGCTTTGTGGATGACCTCTTTAGCCAGTGGTTTCCCGATCCGAAGTCCCAAGCCAATCAAGTGATCATTGCCCTCGATACCGTCACCAATGGCACAGCCATTCACTATGGCGATGCTGTGGCCGAACGCCTGAATCCTGAAACTGCTGAAAGTATTGTCCAAGAAACAATGCGGGTGCCCCTGCGGGACGGCAACTACAATCAATCAGTGCTTGACACCGTCGATCGCCTTGCGAAAGTCCTCAAAGGCGAACCCGATCCAGGCCCCCCCGTTGTGCGAGAAACCGTTGTCGAAAAAACCTACAAGAGCAAAGAGGAAACCGACGATCGCTCCGCCACAATTATCGTGGTTGCTTTGCTGATCGCCGCTACAGTGATCCCAATGGTGACATACTTTATGTATCAAGGATCATCGTAG
- a CDS encoding 2-phosphosulfolactate phosphatase family protein: MKIYTYHTPERVPADWQPDCAIAVDVLRATTTIATALAAGAEAVQVFSDLAELEQVSQQWPAAKRIRVGERGGKKVAGFDMGNSPAECVPERVKGCRLFMSTTNGTRSLERIQASPLVLAAALVNRAAVAEFVQKHQPETIWIVGSGWEGSYSLEDTVCAGALIHHLWGQQDAPLETLAGNDETIAATALYRYYQEDLLTLFHHSSHGQRLLSLGNEADLKYCAQVDILAIVPWQVAPKLLTKA, encoded by the coding sequence ATGAAAATCTATACCTACCACACACCAGAGCGTGTACCAGCCGACTGGCAACCCGACTGTGCCATTGCTGTTGATGTCCTGCGGGCAACCACCACGATCGCCACTGCCCTTGCCGCTGGCGCAGAAGCTGTCCAAGTCTTTAGTGATCTGGCAGAGTTAGAACAAGTCAGTCAGCAGTGGCCGGCAGCCAAGCGGATTCGCGTCGGTGAACGGGGTGGGAAAAAAGTTGCCGGTTTTGATATGGGCAATTCCCCCGCTGAGTGTGTACCTGAGCGTGTGAAAGGGTGTCGCCTCTTTATGAGCACCACCAATGGCACCCGTTCCCTTGAGCGCATTCAAGCCAGTCCCCTCGTTCTCGCCGCTGCCCTCGTTAATCGTGCTGCTGTTGCTGAGTTTGTCCAAAAGCATCAACCAGAAACCATTTGGATTGTCGGTTCCGGCTGGGAAGGCAGCTACTCCCTTGAAGATACCGTCTGTGCCGGGGCGCTGATTCATCACCTCTGGGGTCAGCAGGATGCCCCCCTTGAAACCCTTGCCGGCAATGACGAAACCATTGCTGCCACTGCTTTGTACCGCTACTACCAAGAGGATCTATTGACCCTCTTTCACCATTCCAGCCACGGACAGCGCCTGCTTAGCCTTGGCAATGAAGCGGATCTCAAATACTGTGCCCAAGTGGATATTCTGGCAATTGTACCGTGGCAAGTTGCTCCCAAACTCTTGACTAAGGCCTAG
- a CDS encoding 4-hydroxybenzoate solanesyltransferase, with amino-acid sequence MPTWVAIAQLLRWHKPAGRLILLIPALWSLTLASEGLPSLKLLLIITVGAIATSAAGCIVNDCWDRNIDPHVQRTQNRPLASRRLSLSVALGLMVIALLCAWGLTFYLTPLGYWLAVAAVPVILLYPLAKRVLPIPQLVLAVAWGFAVLIPWAAVQGRLTLTTAWLWAAVVMWTLAFDTVYAMPDRPDDRRLGVNSSALFFGGYAPLAIALFYTLTVVFLTIVGLSAGLTWRFWLALAVTTYFWLRQSLQIYTHERRDTQTTTLPIQTYGRYFNENVWLGFLLWVGMWCPRP; translated from the coding sequence GTGCCAACTTGGGTCGCGATCGCCCAACTGTTGCGGTGGCACAAGCCTGCGGGTCGTTTGATTCTCCTCATTCCTGCGCTGTGGTCGTTAACCTTGGCCAGTGAAGGCTTGCCGTCGTTGAAGTTGCTACTAATTATCACGGTGGGGGCGATCGCCACCAGTGCGGCGGGCTGCATTGTGAATGACTGCTGGGATCGCAATATTGACCCCCATGTGCAGCGGACTCAAAACCGCCCCCTAGCGAGTCGCCGCCTCTCCCTGAGTGTGGCTTTGGGTTTGATGGTCATTGCTTTACTCTGTGCTTGGGGATTGACGTTTTACCTCACTCCCTTGGGCTATTGGCTGGCGGTGGCCGCAGTGCCCGTAATTCTCCTCTATCCCTTGGCGAAGCGAGTGTTGCCGATTCCGCAACTGGTTTTGGCGGTGGCCTGGGGATTTGCTGTGCTCATTCCTTGGGCAGCAGTACAGGGACGCTTAACGTTGACCACCGCGTGGTTGTGGGCGGCAGTGGTGATGTGGACACTGGCCTTTGATACGGTGTATGCCATGCCCGATCGCCCCGACGATCGCCGACTGGGAGTCAATTCTAGTGCTTTATTTTTCGGTGGCTATGCCCCCTTGGCGATCGCGTTATTTTATACGCTGACGGTGGTGTTCCTAACTATTGTTGGTTTGAGTGCGGGACTCACTTGGCGATTTTGGCTGGCCTTGGCCGTGACCACCTACTTTTGGCTGCGCCAATCCCTGCAAATCTATACCCACGAACGTCGTGATACCCAGACAACAACGCTCCCCATTCAGACCTATGGTCGTTACTTCAATGAAAATGTCTGGTTAGGCTTTTTGCTTTGGGTAGGGATGTGGTGCCCTAGGCCTTAG
- the corA gene encoding magnesium/cobalt transporter CorA, translated as MARKPFHFFRSAAPPDPTPPAEEEDNYLEDYFFDEPGAMPGTLSIEADAPPPTIILIDYQPDQATRRILETPEECGPYLSSPSVSWIDVQGIGDEDVMRRLGQVFHLHPIVLEDIVNVPQRPKVEDHDDYMVLITRMVTPKENEHGFYTEQVSFVLGQHFLLTVQEEPERDCFDMVRQRIRTSRGIIRRYGPDYLAYALLDAIIDGFYPVLEDYGERIEELEDAVVTRPSRAILEEVHQVRRELLALRRAIWPQRDAINAMIRDPSPLLSEEVRIYLRDCYDHAIQVLDMVETYRELAASLMDVYLSSVGNKMNEIMKILTIISTIFIPLTFIVGIYGMNFDPDTSPWNMPELEWYWGYPACWAVMLTVAGSLFFFFWRKGWFKSTTSLDPLETER; from the coding sequence ATGGCCAGAAAACCCTTTCACTTTTTCCGTAGTGCCGCTCCGCCAGACCCCACACCTCCTGCCGAGGAAGAAGATAACTATCTTGAAGATTACTTCTTTGACGAACCCGGAGCCATGCCCGGTACCCTCAGTATTGAGGCCGACGCTCCACCACCAACCATCATTCTCATTGACTATCAACCGGATCAGGCTACCCGTCGCATTCTAGAAACTCCCGAAGAATGTGGCCCCTACCTCAGCAGTCCCTCCGTCAGTTGGATTGATGTTCAAGGGATTGGCGATGAAGATGTAATGCGGCGACTTGGCCAAGTCTTTCACCTGCACCCCATTGTCCTTGAAGATATTGTCAATGTTCCGCAGCGTCCCAAAGTTGAAGACCATGACGATTACATGGTGCTCATTACCCGCATGGTCACCCCCAAAGAAAATGAACACGGCTTTTATACTGAACAGGTGAGCTTCGTCTTAGGGCAACATTTTCTGTTGACCGTCCAAGAAGAACCCGAACGGGACTGTTTTGACATGGTGCGGCAGCGGATTCGGACAAGCCGTGGCATTATTCGCCGCTACGGCCCCGATTATCTGGCCTATGCTCTCCTTGATGCCATTATTGATGGCTTTTACCCTGTGCTGGAGGACTATGGTGAGCGCATTGAGGAGTTAGAGGATGCTGTGGTCACCCGTCCCAGTCGCGCCATTCTCGAAGAAGTCCACCAAGTGCGCCGCGAATTACTGGCGTTGCGCCGTGCCATTTGGCCACAACGGGATGCGATCAATGCCATGATTCGAGATCCCAGCCCCCTTCTCTCGGAGGAAGTGCGCATCTATCTGCGGGATTGCTATGACCATGCCATTCAAGTACTAGATATGGTGGAAACCTACCGTGAACTGGCGGCTAGTTTGATGGATGTGTATCTTTCTTCCGTCGGCAATAAAATGAACGAAATTATGAAAATTCTGACAATTATCTCGACGATTTTCATCCCATTAACCTTTATTGTTGGTATCTATGGCATGAACTTCGACCCCGATACCTCCCCTTGGAATATGCCAGAACTGGAGTGGTATTGGGGTTATCCAGCGTGCTGGGCGGTCATGCTGACAGTGGCCGGCAGTTTGTTTTTCTTTTTCTGGCGCAAGGGCTGGTTCAAGAGTACCACCAGCCTAGATCCCCTAGAGACTGAACGCTAG
- a CDS encoding Tic22 family protein, with protein MKRLAHLGVLAGLVSSLWLAPAISRYDIATALPEEQVLRILNNVPVFMITNEKGEPLTFEMPNPQDQSKKIQVFTFFVNQQDAQTALNTIKTQQPEVGRVARVSAAALSGAVKIALESQKNPAIGVDIIPSRPQLEAAVNLLKQSGDLVERDGKILTKDGRPFMGGTPLFFLADSKTGNPIAVEAQMRENGQTRTQRFIPFYFDKTQLQREVDQARQQRPELAKDTGIRVVMLDNLVATMLSTNDPVAGQIQLVQTPEAIQFAVQQSGGNNAQRPNQANQPAAPQRPSQQGGGQGTNRNR; from the coding sequence ATGAAAAGATTGGCACACTTGGGTGTTTTGGCAGGGTTAGTGAGTAGCCTGTGGTTAGCACCCGCCATCAGCCGCTATGACATTGCCACTGCCTTGCCCGAAGAACAAGTGCTGCGGATTCTCAACAATGTGCCCGTTTTTATGATCACCAATGAGAAGGGGGAACCGCTGACCTTTGAGATGCCTAATCCCCAAGATCAAAGCAAGAAAATTCAAGTTTTTACCTTCTTTGTCAATCAGCAGGATGCCCAAACAGCCCTCAACACGATTAAAACGCAGCAGCCGGAGGTGGGTCGCGTGGCTCGGGTCTCCGCCGCCGCCCTCAGTGGAGCGGTGAAAATTGCCCTCGAAAGCCAAAAAAATCCTGCCATTGGTGTGGACATTATCCCCTCTAGACCGCAACTGGAAGCAGCCGTGAATCTGCTCAAACAAAGTGGCGATCTCGTAGAACGTGATGGCAAAATTCTGACCAAGGATGGTAGGCCGTTTATGGGCGGGACCCCCCTCTTTTTCCTAGCGGATAGCAAAACAGGCAACCCCATTGCTGTTGAGGCGCAAATGCGCGAAAACGGTCAGACCCGTACCCAACGGTTTATTCCCTTTTACTTTGATAAAACCCAACTCCAACGGGAAGTGGATCAAGCCCGCCAGCAGCGTCCTGAACTGGCCAAAGATACAGGGATTCGCGTCGTCATGCTGGATAATTTGGTGGCAACCATGTTGAGCACCAACGATCCCGTGGCGGGTCAAATTCAACTGGTACAAACCCCTGAGGCGATTCAGTTTGCCGTGCAACAGAGCGGTGGTAATAATGCCCAGCGACCGAACCAAGCGAATCAACCGGCGGCTCCCCAACGCCCAAGTCAACAGGGGGGTGGGCAAGGCACAAATCGCAACCGTTAA
- a CDS encoding esterase-like activity of phytase family protein, producing MPWRRLLTGILLLGFLWGCALPQVRAEERLFLNVGVEFRGEVQLAVGSQWQGTEVGGLSGLTYDPRQQQFYAISDDRQQPRFYTLEITPETIVPKGVTFLQQTNGEVYPPNTADTEGIALTPEGHLVISSEGVTATASPPWIKEFERENGRTIAALPIPKYYQRGIRNNLGFEALTLSPAGDRLFVGVESALAQDVRPNIPIYCRLLHYLRGDVAPVLLAEHLYPLDPSEAVFHGLVELLALDNGGHFLSLERTYSPGVGHGIKLFEVSLAGATDTLGMATLPVDLRTIRPVQKRLILDFKTLGIPLTNLEGMSFGPPLADGARSLYIIGDNNFDGKTPTQVLIFALTAKP from the coding sequence ATGCCTTGGCGACGCCTGCTGACGGGGATTCTGCTCCTTGGCTTCCTGTGGGGGTGTGCCCTGCCCCAAGTGCGAGCAGAGGAGCGCCTGTTTTTGAATGTCGGGGTGGAATTTCGCGGCGAAGTTCAATTAGCCGTCGGCAGCCAGTGGCAGGGTACCGAGGTGGGGGGGCTGTCGGGTTTGACGTATGATCCGCGTCAACAGCAGTTCTATGCCATTAGTGACGATCGCCAGCAACCTCGGTTTTACACCCTCGAGATTACCCCTGAAACCATTGTCCCCAAGGGTGTAACCTTTCTCCAGCAAACCAATGGTGAGGTGTATCCCCCCAACACTGCCGACACTGAAGGGATTGCGCTGACACCTGAGGGGCATCTGGTAATTAGCAGTGAAGGGGTAACGGCCACGGCTAGCCCCCCTTGGATCAAAGAGTTTGAGCGCGAAAATGGACGAACCATTGCAGCTCTCCCTATTCCCAAGTACTATCAGCGGGGCATTCGCAATAATCTCGGTTTTGAGGCACTGACGCTTTCGCCGGCGGGCGATCGCCTGTTTGTCGGCGTGGAATCTGCCCTTGCCCAAGATGTCCGCCCCAATATCCCCATCTACTGCCGCCTGCTGCATTACCTGCGGGGGGATGTTGCCCCTGTACTGTTGGCGGAGCACCTGTATCCACTGGATCCCTCAGAGGCAGTGTTTCATGGCCTTGTGGAGCTACTCGCCCTTGACAATGGTGGTCATTTTCTGAGTTTGGAGCGCACCTACAGTCCGGGGGTGGGGCATGGCATCAAGCTCTTTGAAGTGTCCCTAGCAGGGGCGACAGATACCCTTGGCATGGCCACGTTACCAGTTGATCTACGCACCATCCGCCCTGTGCAGAAACGTCTAATTTTGGATTTCAAGACGCTGGGAATTCCCCTCACCAATTTGGAGGGAATGAGTTTTGGCCCCCCCTTGGCTGATGGGGCGCGATCGCTCTACATCATTGGCGATAACAACTTTGATGGCAAAACGCCGACCCAAGTCCTCATTTTTGCCTTGACCGCTAAACCTTAG
- a CDS encoding phosphotransacetylase family protein, which yields MAKHLLIGSIVPYSGKSATVLGLAKLCRDRHLRIAYGKPLGTYQPATDGEDTEADVSFLQKTLNLENVRPTLLTLTPEAIKARLMGTDQQDYRQALATYHNMNSEDLVLLEGPATLAEGRLFDLGLAQMAAVLDAPILLVVRYESPLVVESLLLAKSELGDRLLGAIINDIPQPEAQPLPAIRQYLEAHQIPVFGMLPRSQLLRSVSVKELVRQLNAEVLCRPDRLDLLVEELTIGAMNVSAALKYFRKANNMAVITGGDRTDIQWAALETSTHCLILTGHLPPSPAILARAEELEIPILSVDLDTLTAVEIVDRAFGQVRLHEIAKVKCVEQMMQEHVEGDRLLAQLGLLTVEA from the coding sequence GTGGCAAAGCATTTATTGATTGGTTCAATTGTGCCCTATAGCGGCAAGTCTGCAACGGTTTTAGGTTTGGCCAAGCTCTGTCGCGATCGCCACCTCCGCATTGCCTACGGCAAGCCCCTCGGCACATACCAACCCGCTACCGACGGCGAAGACACCGAAGCCGATGTCAGCTTTTTACAGAAAACCCTCAACCTAGAGAATGTGCGGCCGACATTGCTCACGCTGACGCCAGAAGCCATCAAGGCACGGCTCATGGGCACCGATCAGCAGGATTATCGCCAAGCCCTAGCGACCTATCACAATATGAATAGCGAAGACTTGGTGCTCCTTGAAGGGCCAGCCACATTGGCAGAGGGACGGCTCTTTGATTTGGGGCTCGCCCAGATGGCAGCGGTGTTGGATGCGCCGATTTTACTGGTGGTGCGCTATGAGTCCCCCTTAGTGGTGGAATCACTCCTCCTCGCCAAGTCGGAATTGGGCGATCGCCTGCTGGGGGCGATCATTAACGATATTCCCCAACCCGAAGCCCAGCCCTTGCCTGCCATTCGCCAATATCTCGAGGCACACCAAATTCCAGTTTTTGGCATGTTGCCCCGCAGTCAGTTGCTGCGCAGTGTCAGTGTCAAGGAATTGGTACGCCAGTTAAATGCCGAAGTGTTGTGCCGCCCCGATCGCTTGGATTTGCTGGTAGAAGAACTTACCATTGGAGCCATGAATGTTAGTGCTGCCCTAAAGTACTTCCGTAAGGCGAACAATATGGCGGTGATTACCGGGGGCGATCGCACCGATATTCAATGGGCCGCCTTGGAGACCTCCACCCACTGTCTGATTCTCACGGGTCATTTGCCCCCTTCCCCTGCCATTCTTGCCCGTGCTGAAGAGTTGGAAATTCCCATCCTCTCGGTGGATCTAGACACCCTGACCGCCGTGGAAATTGTGGATCGCGCCTTTGGTCAAGTGCGTCTCCATGAAATTGCCAAAGTCAAGTGCGTTGAGCAAATGATGCAGGAGCACGTGGAGGGCGATCGCCTGCTGGCTCAGTTGGGACTCTTGACGGTTGAGGCCTAA
- the ebsA gene encoding type IV pilus biogenesis protein EbsA — translation MTALDQLQPANPREVNIFAPYMRAEKRPLLPLGIALYRLGKLEGQRGIEGGNNVDFVATWTIANLPADLSRCTVTFDNSPDLQYEMSITTFELVDHLIDVIINYKKHRIADFSKAFYRKLLRLD, via the coding sequence ATGACCGCCCTCGATCAGCTTCAGCCTGCCAACCCCCGGGAAGTCAATATTTTTGCCCCCTACATGCGTGCTGAGAAACGTCCGCTGCTGCCCTTGGGCATCGCCCTCTACCGTTTGGGAAAGTTGGAGGGACAACGGGGGATTGAAGGCGGTAACAATGTTGATTTTGTTGCCACATGGACGATCGCCAATTTGCCGGCGGATTTATCCCGCTGTACGGTGACCTTTGACAACTCTCCTGATCTCCAGTACGAAATGTCCATCACCACGTTTGAACTGGTGGATCATCTCATTGATGTAATTATTAACTATAAAAAACATCGTATTGCCGATTTTTCCAAAGCGTTTTATCGTAAGCTGTTACGGCTTGACTAA